In Chlamydiota bacterium, one genomic interval encodes:
- a CDS encoding glycosyltransferase family 4 protein, which translates to MKILFVVNGYPPTAVAGTELCARRLCAALKERGHGVSVLAREERPGWPEYTVLRGALDGIPVVRVVNNFTRLEKRGCFEHHPRVEELFAQMMDAERPDLVHVQHLAGTSWGIPGIVRSRGVPLVISLHDYWYACVRVQLLRPDGRRCPGPDGGRNCARHCARGALAALGAAALERSRQLSGYTGRIPGERACLAALAFLQPILFRGRSRRLHLRLEERCHRLLGALADADALVAPSPRAREIYASIGIPAEKITVIPHGAPPAPRPPAGGGLPPYDGSRPLVIGYAGTIMPHKGVVDLLAAVRRHPPSKVRLVLHGRAYPARFERYFRKAAGRLPKGQAAVFGMYGPEQLPGILAGVDILAIPALWHETFNLVLWEAWAAGVPVLASRVGALLDSVRDGVDGLTFPPGDRRALAEKIGELCGRPALLRELRNNLPRFPIGIGENARRYEELYARLLAKEAAKGPDGGGR; encoded by the coding sequence GACCGAGCTGTGCGCCCGGCGGCTCTGCGCCGCCCTGAAGGAGCGCGGGCACGGCGTCTCGGTCCTCGCGCGCGAGGAGCGCCCGGGCTGGCCGGAGTACACGGTGCTGCGGGGCGCGCTCGACGGGATCCCGGTGGTCCGCGTCGTCAACAACTTCACGCGGCTCGAGAAGCGCGGCTGCTTCGAGCACCACCCGCGCGTCGAGGAGCTTTTCGCGCAGATGATGGACGCGGAGCGGCCCGACCTCGTGCACGTCCAGCACCTCGCGGGGACCTCCTGGGGGATCCCCGGCATCGTGCGAAGCCGCGGGGTCCCGCTTGTGATCTCCCTGCACGACTACTGGTACGCCTGCGTGCGGGTGCAGCTCCTCCGGCCCGACGGGAGGCGCTGCCCCGGACCCGACGGAGGGAGGAACTGCGCCCGCCACTGCGCGCGCGGCGCGCTCGCCGCCCTCGGCGCGGCGGCGCTGGAGCGGTCCCGGCAGCTCTCCGGGTACACGGGGCGCATCCCAGGGGAGCGGGCGTGCCTCGCCGCGCTCGCCTTCCTCCAGCCGATCCTCTTCCGCGGGAGGTCGCGCCGTCTCCACCTGCGTCTCGAAGAGCGGTGCCACAGGCTGCTCGGCGCGCTCGCGGATGCGGACGCGCTCGTCGCCCCCTCGCCGCGCGCCCGCGAGATCTACGCCTCCATCGGGATCCCCGCGGAGAAGATCACCGTCATCCCCCACGGCGCGCCCCCCGCCCCGCGTCCCCCCGCGGGCGGCGGCCTGCCGCCGTACGACGGTTCGCGCCCCCTCGTCATCGGCTACGCGGGCACGATCATGCCGCACAAGGGCGTCGTCGACCTGCTCGCCGCGGTGCGCCGGCACCCGCCGTCGAAGGTCCGCCTCGTCCTGCACGGGAGGGCGTACCCCGCCCGCTTCGAACGCTACTTCAGGAAGGCCGCCGGGCGCCTCCCGAAGGGGCAGGCGGCCGTTTTCGGAATGTACGGGCCGGAACAGCTGCCCGGCATCCTCGCGGGCGTGGACATCCTCGCGATCCCCGCCCTCTGGCACGAGACGTTCAACCTCGTCCTCTGGGAGGCGTGGGCCGCCGGCGTTCCGGTGCTCGCCTCCCGCGTCGGCGCGCTCCTCGACAGCGTGCGGGACGGCGTCGACGGGCTCACCTTCCCGCCGGGAGACCGCCGGGCGCTCGCGGAGAAGATCGGGGAGCTGTGCGGGCGGCCGGCCCTCCTCCGCGAACTCAGGAACAACCTGCCCCGTTTCCCGATCGGCATCGGGGAAAACGCGCGCCGGTACGAGGAGCTGTACGCGCGCCTCCTCGCCAAAGAGGCGGCGAAGGGCCCGGACGGGGGTGGGCGATGA
- a CDS encoding glycosyltransferase family 2 protein, which produces MTAPGGVAAVVLNYRRPDETIDCVRSLLLSEGGAPEIIVVDNNSGDGSAERIRRAFPALRLLQTPRNLGYAGGNNAGIRAALDGGAAFVFVLNNDCTVDPGAVEALVGEARRSGAGITSPKVHDARRPGVIQYAGYRNLHLLAQGIPVGEGRRDRGQYDRARDLNAAPGCAILFSRRLLEEVGLFDERFFCYSEELDLCRRAREAGFRIRYAPRALVRHRGAATLDARSPDYVYYLTRGRLIYARKHLNWAAFALLFLPWFAAVKLVKPAACFALRGRWDCIGALRRAVSWNLQHRIARGPREGAACALDGGEAARTSPSAHPGGPATGPVP; this is translated from the coding sequence ATGACCGCGCCGGGCGGCGTCGCGGCGGTGGTGCTCAACTACCGCCGCCCCGACGAGACGATCGACTGCGTGCGCTCGCTTCTCCTGTCGGAGGGGGGCGCCCCGGAGATCATCGTCGTCGACAACAACTCCGGCGACGGTTCCGCGGAACGGATCCGGCGCGCGTTTCCCGCCCTGCGCCTGCTCCAAACCCCCCGCAACCTCGGCTACGCGGGCGGCAACAACGCCGGGATCCGGGCCGCGCTCGACGGCGGGGCGGCGTTCGTCTTCGTCCTCAACAACGACTGCACGGTCGACCCCGGCGCGGTCGAGGCGCTCGTCGGGGAGGCGCGCCGTTCAGGGGCGGGGATTACGAGCCCCAAGGTGCACGACGCGCGCCGCCCCGGGGTCATCCAGTACGCGGGGTACCGGAACCTCCACCTCCTCGCTCAGGGGATCCCGGTCGGGGAGGGGAGGAGGGACCGGGGGCAGTACGACCGCGCGCGCGACCTGAACGCGGCGCCCGGCTGCGCGATCCTCTTCTCCCGGCGCCTCCTCGAGGAGGTCGGGCTCTTCGACGAGAGGTTCTTCTGCTACTCGGAGGAGCTCGACCTGTGCCGCCGCGCGCGCGAGGCGGGCTTCAGGATACGCTACGCCCCGCGGGCGCTGGTGCGGCACCGCGGCGCGGCGACGCTCGACGCCCGAAGCCCCGACTACGTCTACTACCTCACCCGGGGGCGGCTCATCTACGCCCGGAAGCATCTGAACTGGGCGGCGTTCGCCCTCCTCTTCCTCCCCTGGTTCGCCGCCGTGAAGCTCGTCAAGCCCGCCGCCTGCTTCGCCCTCCGCGGACGGTGGGACTGCATCGGGGCGCTTCGGCGCGCCGTCTCGTGGAACCTACAACACAGGATTGCACGGGGGCCGCGGGAGGGGGCGGCGTGCGCCTTGGATGGAGGCGAAGCGGCGCGGACCTCCCCGTCCGCGCATCCGGGCGGACCCGCAACGGGGCCGGTGCCATGA
- a CDS encoding glycosyltransferase family 4 protein has protein sequence MKLLVLTKRYTSAKDIARENVGRPYCLFAALRAHGHEVRFLLGDYTEKASFDIHKDGIPLRVRPLSPRRFFSFRREVSRELEERGADLLVAEGDPLFALLADRPCRTAGVPLVYDLMDNYETYAIHRIPGFRLLDRRLLRRADFVICVTDALRRRIAPVRRERVGVVGNGVDIERFKPMDRRACRERFGLPPSAPVVGYFGFLSGYKGIDLLLEAHRILRRAGFPAIVLLAGHRRGGTPVEGEGVHDLGLVAHDLIPACINACDAVAVPNPSNDYTDCCFPLKALEAAACGVPVAATALEPVRDLFGPAYPWLARPGDAGDLAVKLREACGGRGEGLRALAESHTWERLAGDLAAALAKLPGTRG, from the coding sequence ATGAAGCTGCTCGTTCTCACCAAGCGCTACACCTCGGCGAAGGATATCGCCCGCGAGAATGTCGGGCGGCCGTACTGTCTCTTCGCCGCCCTCCGCGCGCACGGCCACGAGGTGCGCTTCCTTCTCGGCGACTACACCGAGAAGGCGTCGTTCGACATCCACAAGGACGGCATCCCGCTCAGGGTTCGGCCGCTCTCGCCGCGTCGCTTCTTCTCCTTCCGCCGGGAGGTGTCGCGGGAGCTGGAGGAGCGCGGCGCCGACCTTCTCGTCGCCGAGGGCGACCCGCTCTTCGCCCTGCTCGCGGACCGGCCCTGCCGGACCGCGGGCGTCCCGCTCGTCTACGACCTGATGGACAACTACGAAACCTACGCCATCCACCGGATCCCCGGCTTCCGGCTGCTCGACCGGCGGCTTCTGCGGAGGGCCGATTTCGTCATCTGCGTGACCGACGCGCTCCGGAGGCGGATCGCCCCGGTGCGGCGGGAACGGGTGGGCGTCGTGGGGAACGGGGTGGACATCGAGAGGTTCAAGCCGATGGACCGGCGGGCGTGCCGGGAGAGATTCGGCCTCCCGCCGTCCGCTCCCGTGGTCGGCTACTTCGGGTTCCTCTCCGGCTACAAGGGGATCGACCTCCTCCTCGAGGCGCACCGGATCCTCCGCCGCGCGGGGTTCCCGGCCATTGTGCTCCTCGCGGGGCACCGGCGCGGCGGGACCCCCGTCGAGGGGGAGGGGGTGCACGACCTCGGCCTCGTCGCGCACGACCTGATCCCCGCCTGCATCAACGCCTGCGACGCCGTCGCCGTGCCGAACCCGTCCAACGACTACACCGACTGCTGCTTCCCGCTCAAGGCGCTCGAGGCGGCCGCCTGCGGGGTCCCGGTCGCCGCGACCGCCCTCGAACCGGTGCGGGATCTGTTCGGCCCGGCGTACCCGTGGCTGGCGCGCCCCGGCGACGCCGGGGATCTGGCGGTGAAGCTTCGCGAGGCGTGCGGCGGGCGCGGCGAAGGCCTCCGCGCGCTCGCCGAATCGCACACCTGGGAGCGCCTCGCGGGCGATCTCGCGGCGGCGCTCGCAAAGCTTCCGGGCACGAGGGGGTGA